The Candidatus Phaeomarinobacter ectocarpi genome includes a region encoding these proteins:
- the pyrF gene encoding orotidine-5'-phosphate decarboxylase yields MSTFENPVFCALDTPSPDKAAKLARDVGTAVGGLKLGLEFFMAAGPQGFAQVAKEGRPIFLDLKLHDIPNTVAGAVRSLLPLKPAILNVHAQGGLAMMKAAKAAADEAPDGGRPIMIGVTMMTSLDQSDLERQGNRLATTDYVRRLAEQTAEAGLEGVVCSALEIETLRADLGPDFKLIVPGIRPAGADIGDQKRVMTPAEARDLGADILVIGRPITAADDAGAAARAIAADLGL; encoded by the coding sequence ATGAGCACATTTGAGAATCCAGTTTTCTGCGCCCTCGACACACCCTCACCGGACAAGGCGGCAAAGCTCGCCCGCGACGTGGGCACGGCCGTTGGCGGTCTCAAGCTCGGGCTTGAGTTCTTCATGGCTGCGGGACCACAAGGCTTTGCCCAGGTCGCCAAGGAAGGCCGTCCGATCTTCCTTGATCTCAAGCTGCACGACATTCCCAACACCGTGGCAGGTGCCGTGCGCTCGCTGCTTCCTCTGAAGCCCGCCATCCTCAACGTGCATGCGCAAGGTGGCCTCGCCATGATGAAGGCAGCCAAGGCAGCCGCAGACGAAGCGCCCGACGGTGGCCGTCCCATCATGATCGGCGTCACCATGATGACCAGCCTTGATCAGTCCGATCTCGAACGCCAGGGCAACCGGCTGGCGACAACAGACTATGTGCGCCGCCTTGCCGAGCAGACGGCGGAAGCAGGCCTTGAAGGTGTTGTGTGCTCCGCGCTCGAGATTGAAACGCTCCGCGCCGACCTTGGCCCTGACTTCAAGCTGATTGTGCCGGGCATCCGTCCTGCGGGCGCAGACATTGGCGACCAGAAGCGGGTGATGACGCCCGCTGAGGCGCGTGATCTGGGTGCGGACATTCTGGTGATCGGCCGCCCGATTACCGCTGCGGACGACGCAGGCGCGGCCGCCCGCGCCATCGCCGCTGATCTGGGGCTTTAG